The following proteins are co-located in the Vigna angularis cultivar LongXiaoDou No.4 chromosome 2, ASM1680809v1, whole genome shotgun sequence genome:
- the LOC108329185 gene encoding CRIB domain-containing protein RIC4 isoform X2 yields the protein MRKRMERIVVPCSFSCASHSSVELGVPKGSKEDSKATIVSRHDRSIVRANIKRGKPSGFLSLPKPNVAAGIYRIIKTIKNFPQLFFYREKEEEMASDMEIGFPTDVKHVTHIGIDGSSITNNVRGWDNLKAPELLSLSPISFKQFELAMATQAQCSLIDDANSSKKCC from the exons ATGAGAAAACGTATGGAAAGAATAGTTGTTCCTTGCTCTTTCAGCTGTGCTTCCCATTCAAGTGTGGAGTTGGGTGTACCCAAAGGATCAAAAGAAGATTCAAAAGCCACTATTGTTTCAA GACATGATAGATCAATAGTCAGAGCCAATATCAAGAGAGGCAAGCCTTCTGGATTTCTGTCTCTACCAAAGCCTAATGTAGCTGCTGGCATATACAGAATAATCAAGACCATCAAGAATTTTCCTCAATTATTTT TTTacagagagaaggaggaggaaatggCATCTGATATGGAAATTGGGTTTCCAACAGATGTGAAGCATGTGACACATATTGGAATTGATGGGTCAAGCATTACAAATAATGTAAGGGGTTGGGACAATCTGAAGGCACCTGAATTGTTGTCTCTGTCTCCAATCTCATTCAAGCAATTTGAATTGGCCATGGCTACCCAAGCTCAATGTTCTCTCATTGATGATGCTAATTCCTCAAAAAAATGCTGTTAA
- the LOC108329185 gene encoding CRIB domain-containing protein RIC4 isoform X1, whose translation MRKRMERIVVPCSFSCASHSSVELGVPKGSKEDSKATIVSKGHDRSIVRANIKRGKPSGFLSLPKPNVAAGIYRIIKTIKNFPQLFFYREKEEEMASDMEIGFPTDVKHVTHIGIDGSSITNNVRGWDNLKAPELLSLSPISFKQFELAMATQAQCSLIDDANSSKKCC comes from the exons ATGAGAAAACGTATGGAAAGAATAGTTGTTCCTTGCTCTTTCAGCTGTGCTTCCCATTCAAGTGTGGAGTTGGGTGTACCCAAAGGATCAAAAGAAGATTCAAAAGCCACTATTGTTTCAA AAGGACATGATAGATCAATAGTCAGAGCCAATATCAAGAGAGGCAAGCCTTCTGGATTTCTGTCTCTACCAAAGCCTAATGTAGCTGCTGGCATATACAGAATAATCAAGACCATCAAGAATTTTCCTCAATTATTTT TTTacagagagaaggaggaggaaatggCATCTGATATGGAAATTGGGTTTCCAACAGATGTGAAGCATGTGACACATATTGGAATTGATGGGTCAAGCATTACAAATAATGTAAGGGGTTGGGACAATCTGAAGGCACCTGAATTGTTGTCTCTGTCTCCAATCTCATTCAAGCAATTTGAATTGGCCATGGCTACCCAAGCTCAATGTTCTCTCATTGATGATGCTAATTCCTCAAAAAAATGCTGTTAA